The following are encoded in a window of Haloarcula halophila genomic DNA:
- a CDS encoding DUF6603 domain-containing protein, with translation MSGSDGEQPDTTELLARELGRTVEPIANAAEEGPEGVADFLSEAGFDEAVAGEEADKLASALDSAIAEPAGVLAKTVLADEPSVDDLPAVIEAVASVFEGLRTLDDIQFQNVEVEVDKLGKLLLDHLLVTYLQNYHRSVHSYMSLLGVIEQSDGPGAGDLDLSIFPMAAKNPAKVPKEVFNWGSDQEDFLAFVVLYYLKEAFWDLGVPASIEGPPSGQVEQLTGVNDIANLSVESEADLDPQLRVPIISYSENGTRIVAGFKLVPLPAKTDALPGVAIVPFGRVGSGTEVPLGSFTFNVSGSGEIGNRGFGVQPTSGGSLNTRMVNLDSGSPPAKLHGEAGLEYTGSGDGSTTLLGKPDGTRLDMLSAGANAVVDYKGEDVIFKVELPTSGRFVVSPSGGFLEKVLTDDVEFDFGATVGYSTKDSLYFEGGGAIEATIPMQLDLGFASISELYLAVDPTSEDSDVAVEAATSPSITLGPLAGNVKRMGVQADLSFPEGQDGNLGPVDVELGFRPPDGIGLSIDAGPVSGGGFLLFEPEKHRYAGGLELQFSNWGLKVIGLLKTKVPGTDGYSLLLLVTADLPPVQLGFGFVMTGIGGLAGVHRGFKKKPLGKAVRSGNLDSVLFPENVVENSDQIITDLRTIFPPKADRHVFGPMIRLGWGTPVIVKAELGVLVAVPSWKIALLGKFMLDLPDEEVALIDINLAVVGVLDIPNKQLAIDASLYDSRLVMWTLSGDMAMRASWGDDSRFMLSVGGFHPRYSPPKGFPKLDRVKASLSPPGGNPRLEYTGYVAVTPNTFQVGAGALLHGEFGPATVHGELSFDALFKFNPFKFVVDFYAKISVTIKGKGLGLELDGTLKGPQPYRVRGKLSIDILFISVTVTVDAKFGSSGGSEELPTADVLTELADELEKPANWSVQKPEGGRHLVTLRDPNAGSDDGGGPQGSGPLLAHPLGKMGVRQQVVPLGVPIEKYGNAKPKHQRFALSDLDVTGSGENLSSQTELREKFAPAKFEKMSDSEKLESKAFEMLPAGRTVENGIVHYAGSDDGSLLSWATLEYEASVVDEENEDYWTDIDAIDDSWDTRLDLAVSNELAEQSAVATAPTRTSGEAAYRTDDTSKQVGVDDQQFVVVKRSDLSRVDFDGNPESGQTRVEARDAMRQYAATTNDVARDDLQVVGVQEVGGTGGGGS, from the coding sequence ATGAGCGGCTCCGACGGCGAGCAGCCGGACACCACCGAACTGCTCGCGCGGGAACTCGGACGGACGGTCGAACCCATCGCGAACGCGGCCGAGGAGGGGCCCGAAGGGGTCGCCGACTTCCTCTCCGAGGCGGGGTTCGACGAGGCCGTCGCGGGCGAGGAGGCCGACAAGCTGGCTTCCGCGCTCGATTCGGCCATCGCCGAACCGGCGGGAGTCCTCGCGAAGACAGTGCTGGCCGACGAGCCGTCCGTCGACGACCTCCCGGCGGTCATCGAGGCCGTCGCGAGCGTCTTCGAGGGCCTGCGGACCCTCGACGACATCCAGTTCCAGAACGTCGAGGTCGAGGTCGACAAGCTGGGCAAGCTACTGCTGGACCACCTGCTGGTCACCTACCTCCAGAACTACCACCGGAGCGTCCACAGCTACATGTCGCTCCTCGGGGTCATCGAGCAGAGCGACGGACCCGGCGCGGGCGACCTCGATCTCTCTATCTTCCCCATGGCGGCGAAGAACCCCGCGAAGGTACCCAAGGAGGTCTTCAACTGGGGTTCGGACCAGGAGGACTTCCTCGCGTTCGTGGTGCTGTACTACCTCAAGGAGGCGTTCTGGGACCTCGGCGTGCCGGCGTCCATCGAGGGGCCGCCGTCCGGGCAGGTCGAACAGCTCACCGGCGTGAACGACATCGCGAACCTGTCGGTCGAGAGTGAGGCGGACCTCGACCCGCAGCTGCGGGTGCCCATCATCTCATACTCGGAGAACGGGACCCGCATCGTCGCGGGGTTCAAGCTCGTGCCGCTGCCGGCGAAGACCGACGCGCTCCCGGGGGTGGCCATCGTCCCGTTCGGTCGCGTCGGCTCCGGCACGGAAGTACCACTCGGGAGTTTCACGTTCAACGTCTCCGGCTCGGGCGAGATCGGCAACCGCGGGTTCGGCGTCCAGCCCACGAGCGGCGGCTCGCTGAACACCCGCATGGTGAACCTCGACTCGGGCTCCCCGCCCGCGAAGCTCCACGGTGAGGCCGGGCTGGAGTACACCGGCTCGGGCGACGGCTCGACGACCCTCCTGGGCAAGCCCGACGGGACGCGCCTCGACATGCTGTCGGCGGGGGCGAACGCCGTCGTCGACTACAAGGGCGAGGACGTGATCTTCAAGGTGGAGCTGCCGACCTCCGGGCGGTTCGTCGTCTCGCCGTCCGGGGGCTTCCTCGAGAAGGTTCTCACGGACGATGTCGAGTTCGACTTCGGCGCGACGGTCGGGTACTCGACGAAGGACAGCCTGTACTTCGAGGGTGGGGGGGCCATCGAGGCGACTATCCCGATGCAGTTGGACCTCGGGTTCGCGAGCATCTCGGAGCTGTACCTCGCGGTCGACCCGACGAGCGAGGACAGCGACGTCGCCGTCGAGGCGGCCACCTCGCCGTCGATCACGCTGGGCCCGCTTGCGGGCAACGTCAAGCGGATGGGCGTCCAGGCCGACCTCTCCTTCCCGGAGGGCCAGGACGGCAACCTCGGCCCAGTCGACGTCGAACTCGGCTTCCGCCCGCCGGACGGTATCGGCCTCTCGATCGACGCCGGGCCGGTCTCGGGCGGCGGCTTCCTGCTATTCGAGCCCGAGAAGCACCGCTACGCCGGCGGCCTCGAACTCCAGTTCAGCAACTGGGGGCTGAAGGTCATCGGCCTGCTGAAGACGAAGGTCCCCGGGACCGACGGTTACTCGCTGCTGTTGCTCGTGACGGCGGACTTACCGCCCGTCCAGCTCGGCTTCGGCTTCGTGATGACGGGTATCGGCGGGCTGGCCGGCGTCCACCGGGGGTTCAAGAAGAAGCCACTCGGCAAGGCGGTCCGGTCGGGCAATCTCGACTCGGTACTGTTCCCGGAGAACGTCGTCGAGAACTCCGACCAGATCATCACGGACCTGCGGACCATCTTCCCGCCGAAGGCCGACCGCCACGTCTTCGGCCCGATGATCCGCCTCGGCTGGGGCACGCCGGTCATCGTGAAGGCTGAACTCGGGGTCCTCGTCGCCGTCCCGTCGTGGAAGATCGCACTGCTCGGGAAGTTCATGCTCGACCTGCCCGACGAGGAGGTCGCGCTCATCGACATCAACCTCGCCGTCGTGGGCGTTCTCGACATCCCGAACAAGCAACTGGCCATCGACGCCTCCCTCTACGACTCCCGGCTGGTGATGTGGACGCTGTCCGGCGACATGGCCATGCGGGCCTCGTGGGGCGACGACTCGCGGTTCATGCTCTCGGTCGGCGGGTTCCACCCGCGGTACTCGCCGCCGAAGGGGTTCCCGAAACTCGACCGCGTGAAGGCGTCGCTGTCGCCACCCGGCGGCAACCCCCGGCTGGAGTACACCGGCTACGTCGCGGTGACGCCGAACACCTTCCAGGTCGGCGCCGGCGCACTGCTCCACGGCGAGTTCGGGCCGGCGACGGTCCACGGGGAGCTGAGCTTCGACGCGCTGTTCAAGTTCAACCCCTTCAAGTTCGTCGTCGACTTCTACGCGAAGATCTCGGTGACGATCAAGGGCAAGGGGCTGGGACTCGAACTCGACGGGACCCTCAAAGGGCCACAGCCCTACCGCGTCCGGGGCAAACTCAGCATCGACATCCTGTTCATCTCGGTCACGGTAACGGTCGACGCCAAGTTCGGCTCCTCGGGTGGCTCGGAGGAGCTCCCGACTGCCGACGTCCTGACCGAACTCGCGGACGAACTGGAGAAGCCGGCGAACTGGAGCGTCCAGAAACCCGAGGGCGGTCGCCACCTCGTGACCCTGCGCGACCCGAACGCCGGGAGCGACGACGGCGGCGGTCCCCAGGGCTCCGGGCCCCTGCTCGCTCACCCCCTCGGGAAGATGGGCGTTCGACAGCAGGTCGTCCCGCTCGGGGTGCCCATCGAGAAGTACGGCAACGCGAAGCCCAAGCACCAGCGGTTCGCCCTCTCGGACCTCGATGTCACGGGCTCGGGGGAGAACCTGTCGAGCCAGACGGAACTCAGGGAGAAGTTCGCGCCGGCGAAGTTCGAGAAGATGTCGGATTCGGAGAAGCTGGAGTCGAAAGCCTTCGAGATGCTCCCGGCGGGCCGGACCGTCGAGAACGGCATCGTCCACTACGCCGGGTCGGACGACGGCTCGCTGCTGTCGTGGGCGACCCTCGAGTACGAGGCGTCGGTGGTCGACGAGGAGAACGAGGACTACTGGACCGACATCGACGCGATAGACGACTCCTGGGACACCCGGCTGGATCTCGCGGTCAGCAACGAACTCGCCGAGCAGAGCGCGGTGGCGACGGCTCCAACCCGCACCAGCGGCGAGGCGGCCTACAGGACCGACGACACGTCCAAGCAGGTCGGCGTCGACGACCAGCAGTTCGTCGTCGTCAAGCGGTCCGATCTGAGCCGCGTCGACTTCGACGGCAACCCCGAGTCGGGGCAGACGCGGGTCGAGGCGAGAGACGCCATGCGCCAGTACGCCGCCACCACCAACGACGTCGCCCGCGACGACCTGCAGGTGGTCGGCGTCCAGGAAGTCGGCGGCACCGGGGGAGGTGGGTCCTGA